In Drosophila yakuba strain Tai18E2 chromosome X, Prin_Dyak_Tai18E2_2.1, whole genome shotgun sequence, a single genomic region encodes these proteins:
- the LOC6525363 gene encoding integrin beta-PS isoform X1 has protein sequence MILERNRRSQLALLLIALLAAIAGQTDAQKASKLTVSTCASKEKCHTCIQTEGCAWCMQPDFSGQSRCYQNTSKLCPEEFAYSPITLEEILVNMELTKKAELASGSSGYAMSASGSSSSSSSSSSSSYYSESSSGSSFAGRSEEHSAGKIVQVQPQSMRLALRVNEKHNIKISYSQAEGYPVDLYYLMDLSKSMEDDKAKLSTLGDKLSETMKRITNNFHLGFGSFVDKVLMPYVSTIPKKLEHPCEDCKAPYGYQNHMPLNNNTERFSNEVKNATVSGNLDAPEGGFDAIMQAIACRSQIGWREHARRLLVFSTDAGFHYAGDGKLGGVIAPNDGECHLSPKGEYTHSTLQDYPSISQINQKVKDNAINIIFAVTASQLSVYEKLVGHIQGSSAAKLDNDSSNVVELVKDEYAKISSSVEMKDNATGDVKITYFSSCLSNGPELQTSKCDNLKEGQKVSFTAQIQLLKCPEDPRDWTQTIHISPVGINEVMQIQLSMLCSCPCEQPGSIGYQAQANSCSSHGTSMCGICNCDDSFFGNKCECSATDLNSKYANDTSCRADSTSTTDCSGRGNCVCGACECTKRLNPIEIVSGKFCECDNFSCERNKNQLCTGPDHGTCECGRCKCKPGWTGSNCGCKESNDTCMPPEGGEICSGHGSCECGVCKCTVTDKGRHSGLYCEKCPTCSGRCQELKDCVQCQMYKTGKLNNGDDCARNCTEFVPVGVEKVEIDETKDEQLCTFFDEDDCKFLFKYSDQGELHVYAQENKECPPKVFMLGIVLGVIGAIVLVGLAILLLWKLLTTIHDRREFARFEKERMNAKWDTGENPIYKQATSTFKNPMYAGK, from the exons ATGATCCTCGAGAGAAACCGGAGGAGCCAGCTGGCCCTCCTCCTGATCGCCCTGTTGGCCGCCATCGCTGGACAAACAGATGCCCAGAAAGCTTCCAAACTGACAGTGAGCACCTGCGCATCGAAGGAAAAGTGTCACACCTGCATCCAGACGGAGGGCTGCGCCTGGTGCATGCAGCCGGACTTTTCGGGCCAGTCGCGGTGCTACCAAAACACCAGCAAATTGTGTCCGGAGGAGTTCGCCTACAGTCCAATAACGCTTGAGGAAATTCTAGTGAACATGGAACTAACCAAGAAAGCAGAACTCGCGAGTGGTAGCAGCGGCTACGCCATGTCAGCCAGTGGCTCAAGCTCCAGCTCCTCAAGCTCCAGCTCCTCAAGCTACTACTCGGAGAGCTCCTCAGGATCCAGTTTCGCCGGCAGATCTGAAGAGCACTCGGCCGGCAAAATCGTTCAAGTTCAACCGCAGTCCATGCGACTCGCATTGCGCGTCA ATGAGAAACACAACATCAAAATTAGCTACTCTCAGGCGGAGGGATATCCGGTGGATCTCTACTACTTGATGGACCTCTCCAAATCCATGGAGGACGACAAGGCCAAGTTGTCTACGCTGGGCGACAAGTTGTCCGAGACCATGAAACGCATCACCAACAATTTCCATCTCGGTTTCGGTTCGTTTGTGGACAAGGTGCTCATGCCCTATGTCTCGACCATTCCCAAAAA ACTCGAGCATCCATGCGAGGACTGCAAGGCTCCCTATGGTTACCAAAATCACATGCCACTCAACAATAACACCGAACGCTTCTCT AACGAGGTGAAGAATGCCACAGTGTCGGGCAACTTGGATGCTCCCGAAGGAGGTTTCGATGCCATCATGCAGGCCATTGCCTGCCGCTCGCAGATCGGTTGGCGGGAACATGCTCGTCGCCTGCTTGTCTTTTCCACGGACGCAGGTTTCCACTATGCAGGCGATGGCAAATTGGGCGGCGTGATTGCTCCCAACGATGGAGAGTGCCACTTAAGTCCCAAGGGCGAGTATACGCACTCCACTTTGCAGGATTATCCCAGTATCTCGCAGATCAATCAGAAGGTCAAGGACAATGCCATCAACATTATCTTTGCCGTGACTGCCAGCCAGTTATCCGTATACGAAAAGTTGGTGGGACACATCCAGGGATCGTCGGCGGCCAAGCTCGATAACGATTCATCCAACGTGGTTGAATTGGTCAAGGATGAATATGCG AAAATCTCCTCCTCGGTCGAGATGAAGGACAATGCCACTGGTGATGTGAAAATCACCTACTTCTCGTCCTGCCTGAGCAACGGACCCGAGCTGCAGACCTCGAAGTGCGACAATCTGAAGGAGGGCCAGAAGGTGAGCTTCACAGCCCAGATACAGTTGCTCAAGTGTCCCGAGGATCCGCGCGACTGGACACAGACGATCCACATCTCGCCCGTCGGCATCAACGAGGTCATGCAAATCCAGCTGAGTATGCTGTGCTCGTGTCCCTGCGAACAGCCCGGCTCAATTGGATATCAGGCGCAGGCgaacagctgcagcagccacGGCACCTCCATGTGCGGCATCTGCAATTGCGATGATAGCTTCTTCGGCAACAAATGCGAGTGCTCGGCAACGGACCTAAATTCGAAGTATGCCAACGACACCAGCTGCCGGGCGGATAGCACCTCCACGACGGACTGCTCTGGTCGGGGCAATTGCGTTTGCGGCGCCTGCGAATGCACCAAGCGACTAAATCCAATTGAGATCGTATCCGGAAAGTTCTGCGAGTGCGATAACTTCAGCTGCGAACGCAACAAGAACCAGTTGTGCACGGGTCCGGATCACGGAACCTGCGAGTGCGGCCGGTGCAAGTGCAAGCCGGGCTGGACGGGCTCCAATTGCGGCTGCAAGGAGTCCAACGATACATGTATGCCACCTGAAGGCGGCGAGATCTGCTCCGGTCATGGTAGCTGCGAGTGCGGTGTCTGCAAGTGTACGGTTACCGATAAGGGACGCCATTCGGGCCTCTACTGCGAGAAGTGCCCAACTTGCTCGGGCAGATGCCAGGAGCTGAAGGACTGTGTCCAGTGCCAGATGTACAAGACGGGCAAGCTGAACAATGGTGATGATTGCGCTAGGAACTGCACTGAATTTGTGCCCGTGGGCGTGGAAAAGGTGGAAATCGATGAGACCAAGGACGAGCAGTTGTGCACGTTCTTCGACGAGGACGACTGCAAGTTCCTGTTCAAGTACAGCGATCAGGGTGAGCTGCATGTGTATGCACAGGAGAACAAGGAGTGCCCGCCCAAGGTTTTCATGTTGGGCATCGTACTGGGCGTAATTGGAGCCATTGTCTTGGTCGGTCTGGCCATCCTTCTGCTGTGGAAGCTGCTCACAACGATCCATGATCGACGGGAGTTCGCTCGTTTCGAAAAGGAGCGCATGAACGCCAAATGGGATACG GGTGAGAATCCCATCTACAAGCAGGCCACCTCCACCTTCAAGAACCCCATGTATGCGGGCAAATAA
- the LOC6525363 gene encoding integrin beta-PS isoform X2, whose translation MILERNRRSQLALLLIALLAAIAGQTDAQKASKLTVSTCASKEKCHTCIQTEGCAWCMQPDFSGQSRCYQNTSKLCPEEFAYSPITLEEILVNMELTKKAELASGSSGYAMSASGSSSSSSSSSSSSYYSESSSGSSFAGRSEEHSAGKIVQVQPQSMRLALRVNEKHNIKISYSQAEGYPVDLYYLMDLSKSMEDDKAKLSTLGDKLSETMKRITNNFHLGFGSFVDKVLMPYVSTIPKNLREPCPNCTATYGFHHQMVLNKNVAQFTNEVKNATVSGNLDAPEGGFDAIMQAIACRSQIGWREHARRLLVFSTDAGFHYAGDGKLGGVIAPNDGECHLSPKGEYTHSTLQDYPSISQINQKVKDNAINIIFAVTASQLSVYEKLVGHIQGSSAAKLDNDSSNVVELVKDEYAKISSSVEMKDNATGDVKITYFSSCLSNGPELQTSKCDNLKEGQKVSFTAQIQLLKCPEDPRDWTQTIHISPVGINEVMQIQLSMLCSCPCEQPGSIGYQAQANSCSSHGTSMCGICNCDDSFFGNKCECSATDLNSKYANDTSCRADSTSTTDCSGRGNCVCGACECTKRLNPIEIVSGKFCECDNFSCERNKNQLCTGPDHGTCECGRCKCKPGWTGSNCGCKESNDTCMPPEGGEICSGHGSCECGVCKCTVTDKGRHSGLYCEKCPTCSGRCQELKDCVQCQMYKTGKLNNGDDCARNCTEFVPVGVEKVEIDETKDEQLCTFFDEDDCKFLFKYSDQGELHVYAQENKECPPKVFMLGIVLGVIGAIVLVGLAILLLWKLLTTIHDRREFARFEKERMNAKWDTGENPIYKQATSTFKNPMYAGK comes from the exons ATGATCCTCGAGAGAAACCGGAGGAGCCAGCTGGCCCTCCTCCTGATCGCCCTGTTGGCCGCCATCGCTGGACAAACAGATGCCCAGAAAGCTTCCAAACTGACAGTGAGCACCTGCGCATCGAAGGAAAAGTGTCACACCTGCATCCAGACGGAGGGCTGCGCCTGGTGCATGCAGCCGGACTTTTCGGGCCAGTCGCGGTGCTACCAAAACACCAGCAAATTGTGTCCGGAGGAGTTCGCCTACAGTCCAATAACGCTTGAGGAAATTCTAGTGAACATGGAACTAACCAAGAAAGCAGAACTCGCGAGTGGTAGCAGCGGCTACGCCATGTCAGCCAGTGGCTCAAGCTCCAGCTCCTCAAGCTCCAGCTCCTCAAGCTACTACTCGGAGAGCTCCTCAGGATCCAGTTTCGCCGGCAGATCTGAAGAGCACTCGGCCGGCAAAATCGTTCAAGTTCAACCGCAGTCCATGCGACTCGCATTGCGCGTCA ATGAGAAACACAACATCAAAATTAGCTACTCTCAGGCGGAGGGATATCCGGTGGATCTCTACTACTTGATGGACCTCTCCAAATCCATGGAGGACGACAAGGCCAAGTTGTCTACGCTGGGCGACAAGTTGTCCGAGACCATGAAACGCATCACCAACAATTTCCATCTCGGTTTCGGTTCGTTTGTGGACAAGGTGCTCATGCCCTATGTCTCGACCATTCCCAAAAA CCTGAGGGAGCCGTGCCCTAATTGCACTGCAACCTATGGCTTTCACCACCAAATGGTCTTAAATAAGAATGTAGCCCAATTTACT AACGAGGTGAAGAATGCCACAGTGTCGGGCAACTTGGATGCTCCCGAAGGAGGTTTCGATGCCATCATGCAGGCCATTGCCTGCCGCTCGCAGATCGGTTGGCGGGAACATGCTCGTCGCCTGCTTGTCTTTTCCACGGACGCAGGTTTCCACTATGCAGGCGATGGCAAATTGGGCGGCGTGATTGCTCCCAACGATGGAGAGTGCCACTTAAGTCCCAAGGGCGAGTATACGCACTCCACTTTGCAGGATTATCCCAGTATCTCGCAGATCAATCAGAAGGTCAAGGACAATGCCATCAACATTATCTTTGCCGTGACTGCCAGCCAGTTATCCGTATACGAAAAGTTGGTGGGACACATCCAGGGATCGTCGGCGGCCAAGCTCGATAACGATTCATCCAACGTGGTTGAATTGGTCAAGGATGAATATGCG AAAATCTCCTCCTCGGTCGAGATGAAGGACAATGCCACTGGTGATGTGAAAATCACCTACTTCTCGTCCTGCCTGAGCAACGGACCCGAGCTGCAGACCTCGAAGTGCGACAATCTGAAGGAGGGCCAGAAGGTGAGCTTCACAGCCCAGATACAGTTGCTCAAGTGTCCCGAGGATCCGCGCGACTGGACACAGACGATCCACATCTCGCCCGTCGGCATCAACGAGGTCATGCAAATCCAGCTGAGTATGCTGTGCTCGTGTCCCTGCGAACAGCCCGGCTCAATTGGATATCAGGCGCAGGCgaacagctgcagcagccacGGCACCTCCATGTGCGGCATCTGCAATTGCGATGATAGCTTCTTCGGCAACAAATGCGAGTGCTCGGCAACGGACCTAAATTCGAAGTATGCCAACGACACCAGCTGCCGGGCGGATAGCACCTCCACGACGGACTGCTCTGGTCGGGGCAATTGCGTTTGCGGCGCCTGCGAATGCACCAAGCGACTAAATCCAATTGAGATCGTATCCGGAAAGTTCTGCGAGTGCGATAACTTCAGCTGCGAACGCAACAAGAACCAGTTGTGCACGGGTCCGGATCACGGAACCTGCGAGTGCGGCCGGTGCAAGTGCAAGCCGGGCTGGACGGGCTCCAATTGCGGCTGCAAGGAGTCCAACGATACATGTATGCCACCTGAAGGCGGCGAGATCTGCTCCGGTCATGGTAGCTGCGAGTGCGGTGTCTGCAAGTGTACGGTTACCGATAAGGGACGCCATTCGGGCCTCTACTGCGAGAAGTGCCCAACTTGCTCGGGCAGATGCCAGGAGCTGAAGGACTGTGTCCAGTGCCAGATGTACAAGACGGGCAAGCTGAACAATGGTGATGATTGCGCTAGGAACTGCACTGAATTTGTGCCCGTGGGCGTGGAAAAGGTGGAAATCGATGAGACCAAGGACGAGCAGTTGTGCACGTTCTTCGACGAGGACGACTGCAAGTTCCTGTTCAAGTACAGCGATCAGGGTGAGCTGCATGTGTATGCACAGGAGAACAAGGAGTGCCCGCCCAAGGTTTTCATGTTGGGCATCGTACTGGGCGTAATTGGAGCCATTGTCTTGGTCGGTCTGGCCATCCTTCTGCTGTGGAAGCTGCTCACAACGATCCATGATCGACGGGAGTTCGCTCGTTTCGAAAAGGAGCGCATGAACGCCAAATGGGATACG GGTGAGAATCCCATCTACAAGCAGGCCACCTCCACCTTCAAGAACCCCATGTATGCGGGCAAATAA